From Triticum urartu cultivar G1812 chromosome 2, Tu2.1, whole genome shotgun sequence, a single genomic window includes:
- the LOC125538558 gene encoding uncharacterized protein LOC125538558, which produces MGTGSWSLISMQPQLGISKGTARDSSKETTRRMELDMERELRKEQRKLRKKYKKVLKQMGKEKYQSLVNEIISVERERSDLLGRLTPTFSLWKEIDSQTTWTIATKEPATATTRDDENQLAEYFNLMLQDMEDLGHRMLSMLYFLNKSNDPICSYKATELCNTAAKLNMQISKGFGMNHEPEQEPEPEPGQINLSTLFSRYYRFPNNYENTLAKLDTREEETKCEDVKVKKTKEEEDKENDPSTIEYFKKSLELDQYFFAKEDLNWPLKVYGKIAARDTVDRNRNILFSRSKCDYQEPNGQDDSLCLTGPSRAIVALGHVDFEVELKVIEGAVSQSLIICGGRYGGTDDCSSSSASVTYGGDGPTFLLSNHRCTTEVTLEQLDRSHQATIVGVRVTKGAWPIKYGCRVICFWAPASTADVIDTTCRPVVLLDRRGKGLHRGSENYLQLSRKVVSVQSQGTLRVAIEAYGKSRRWIARKGHIDFPVQQCQTSKRACLVGDTTVEVVLAWSLLS; this is translated from the exons ATGGGCACAGGTTCGTGGTCCCTCATAAGTATGCAGCCCCAATTGGGAATCAGCAAGGGGACAGCGAGGGATTCCAGCAAGGAGACGACCAGGCGAATGGAGCTGGACATGGAGAGGGAACTCAGGAAGGAGCAGAGGAAACTCAGGAAGAAGTACAAGAAAGTATTAAAGCAGATGGGGAAAGAGAAGTACCAATCCCTGGTAAATGAAATCATCTCCGTGGAGAGGGAGCGCAGCGACTTGCTGGGGAGACTTACTCCCACCTTCTCTCTCTGGAAAGAAATCGATTCTCAAACAACGTGGACAATCGCCACAAAGGAGCCTGCTACTGCTACTACCAGGGACGATGAGAATCAACTTGCGGAGTACTTCAACTTGATGCTCCAAGATATGGAGGACCTGGGCCATCGGATGCTTTCTATGCTATATTTTCTCAACAAATCCAATGACCCCATCTGCTCCTACAAGGCCACCGAGCTGTGCAATACAGCAGCCAAATTAAATATGCAGATATCCAAGGGATTCGGCATGAACCATGAGCCGGAGCAGGAGCCGGAGCCGGAGCCGGGGCAGATCAACTTGTCGACTCTTTTCAGCAGATACTATCGATTTCCCAATAATTACGAGAACACCTTGGCCAAGTTAGACACGAGGGAGGAGGAGACTAAGTGTGAGGATGTTAAGGTGAAGAAGACCAAGGAAGAGGAGGACAAGGAGAATGACCCATCCACAATCGAGTATTTCAAGAAAAGTCTGGAGCTTGATCAATACTTTTTCGCCAAGGAAGACTTGAACTGGCCCCTCAAAGTCTACGGCAAGATTGCTGCTCGAGACACTGTGGACCGCAACCGCAACATTCTATTCTCTCGGTCAAAGTGTGATTACCAAGAACCTAATGGACAA GATGATTCCTTATGCTTGACTGGCCCCTCTCGTGCGATAGTTGCTTTGGGCCATGTAGACTTTGAAGTTGAACTCAAAGTAATCGAGGGAGCGGTGTCGCAAAGTTTGATCATTTGTGGAGGCCGTTACGGCGGTACAGATGATTGTTCCTCTTCTTCAGCCAGCGTGACTTATGGTGGTGATGGACCTACCTTCTTGCTCTCCAACCATCGCTGCACAACAGAGGTAACACTTGAGCAGCTTGATAGATCGCACCAAGCTACTATTGTGGGTGTACGAGTAACCAAAGGGGCTTGGCCTATCAAATATGGATGCCGGGTTATTTGCTTTTGGGCTCCTGCTTCTACGGCAGATGTCATTGATACCACTTGCAGGCCAGTTGTGCTGCTTGACCGCCGTGGTAAAGGATTACATAGAGGATCAGAGAACTACCTTCAACTATCAAGGAAAGTGGTTTCAGTGCAATCACAAGGAACGCTGAGAGTGGCCATAGAAGCCTATGGGAAGTCCCGTCGCTGGATTGCTCGGAAGGGCCACATTGACTTTCCTGTTCAGCAGTGCCAAACAAGCAAGCGTGCTTGTTTAGTTGGTGACACCACAGTGGAGGTGGTTTTAGCTTGGTCGTTGCTTAGTTGA